The Arachis hypogaea cultivar Tifrunner chromosome 19, arahy.Tifrunner.gnm2.J5K5, whole genome shotgun sequence genome has a window encoding:
- the LOC112778677 gene encoding uncharacterized protein has translation MLVDSYRSAWKETGCTLMADGWTDQRQRMLINFLVYYSKGLCFVKSIDASSIVKNASHLCNLFSEVIEWIGPNDIVHVVTDNAANYVAAGSLINRKYDNIYWSPCAAHCLNLILKDISSMAHISSLATRASKITVFMYKHTIFLSWLRKRPHWREIVRPGATHFATVFITLKSIFDCKKDLQALVVDSIFTNHKLGRSATGRAVSAIILDCKFWEDCFTVCKLVGPLIKLLRLVDADDKPSLGYVYEGMLRAEDVIKEMFRQSKTAYQPYTDIINSR, from the coding sequence ATGCTAGTTGATAGTTATAGGAGTGCGTGGAAGGAAACTGGATGTACCCTCATGGCTGATGGTTGGACAGATCAAAGACAAAGAATGTTAATCAATTTCTTGGTGTATTATTCTAAAGGTTTGTGCTTTGTGAAATCAATAGATGCTTCCAGTATCGTAAAAAATGCTTCACACTTGTGTAATTTGTTTTCTGAGGTGATTGAATGGATTGGCCCTAATGATATTGTGCATGTTGTGACTGACAATGCGGCCAATTATGTTGCTGCTGGTAGTCTTATCAATAGAAAATATGATAATATCTATTGGTCACCATGTGCTGCTCATTgccttaatcttattttaaaagatataagcAGCATGGCGCATATTTCTAGCCTTGCAACACGTGCTTCAAAGATCACAGTATTTATGTACAAACATACGATTTTCTTATCTTGGCTAAGAAAAAGACCTCATTGGAGAGAAATTGTACGTCCTGGTGCAACCCATTTTGCAACTGTGTTTATCACATTGAAGAGCATCTTTGACTGTAAAAAGGATTTGCAAGCATTGGTTGTAGATTCAATTTTTACTAATCACAAATTAGGAAGGAGCGCTACTGGTAGAGCTGTGAGTGCTATTATTTTGGATTGCAAATTTTGGGAGGATTGCTTTACTGTATGTAAACTTGTGGGCCCTTTGATTAAATTGCTGAGGCTTGTTGATGCTGATGACAAACCATCTTTGGGATATGTTTATGAGGGAATGCTAAGGGCAGAAGATGTAATTAAAGAGATGTTTAGGCAATCCAAGACTGCATATCAGCCGTACACAGATATTATCAACTCAAGATGA